One stretch of Roseimicrobium sp. ORNL1 DNA includes these proteins:
- the galE gene encoding UDP-glucose 4-epimerase GalE: MAKGTLLITGGAGYIGSHTVKQLLKRGEKVVVLDNLVFGHRDALPLDRVTLVEGDMADAALVEKLFAEHQPEAVLHFAAFAYVGESVTDPLKYYRNNLAAPLTLLEAMQRHGVKEFIFSSTCATYGNPQFIPMNETHPQDPVNPYGASKQMLERVLKDCDTAWGLKSVFLRYFNASGCDPDGEIGEDHDPETHLIPRILMAATGEIESITVFGTDYPTPDGTCIRDYIHVNDLADAHALALEHLRKGGESVAVNLGTGRGFSVREIISTAERVTGKTIPVTYGPRRAGDPPELVADPAKAKALLGWEARHKEPQEHIESAWKWMTGPRKGRYAAVL; encoded by the coding sequence ATGGCAAAAGGTACCCTCCTCATCACCGGCGGCGCTGGTTACATCGGTTCCCACACCGTCAAGCAACTGCTCAAGCGGGGGGAGAAGGTTGTCGTGTTGGACAACCTCGTCTTTGGCCATCGTGATGCCCTGCCGCTGGATCGCGTGACCCTGGTGGAGGGGGATATGGCAGATGCCGCTCTGGTGGAGAAGCTTTTTGCCGAGCACCAGCCGGAGGCTGTCCTGCATTTTGCCGCTTTCGCTTACGTGGGAGAGTCGGTCACGGACCCGCTCAAGTACTACCGGAACAACCTCGCCGCCCCGCTCACTCTGCTGGAGGCCATGCAGCGTCACGGGGTGAAGGAATTCATCTTTTCCTCCACCTGCGCCACGTATGGGAATCCGCAGTTCATCCCCATGAACGAGACCCACCCGCAGGACCCTGTGAACCCGTATGGCGCCAGCAAACAAATGCTGGAGCGCGTGCTGAAGGATTGCGACACGGCTTGGGGACTGAAGTCGGTCTTCCTCCGCTATTTTAATGCCAGTGGCTGTGACCCCGATGGTGAGATCGGCGAGGACCATGATCCCGAGACGCATCTCATCCCGCGCATCCTCATGGCCGCGACAGGGGAGATTGAGAGCATCACCGTCTTCGGCACGGACTATCCCACGCCCGATGGCACCTGCATCCGTGACTATATTCACGTGAATGACCTGGCGGACGCCCATGCCCTGGCTCTGGAGCATCTGCGGAAGGGTGGCGAGAGCGTTGCCGTGAATCTCGGCACCGGACGAGGCTTCAGCGTGCGTGAAATCATCTCCACTGCAGAGCGGGTGACCGGGAAGACCATCCCTGTGACCTACGGCCCCCGCCGTGCGGGCGATCCCCCGGAACTGGTGGCCGACCCCGCCAAGGCCAAGGCCCTGCTGGGCTGGGAGGCCCGGCACAAAGAACCGCAAGAGCACATTGAATCCGCCTGGAAATGGATGACTGGTCCCCGGAAGGGACGCTACGCCGCTGTCTTGTGA